GCCGCGAAGGGGTCCACCTCGACCGGGAGGGGAGCGCGTGTCCCCAGCCGATCCACCACCTTGGAGTCGTCCGCCACGATCACCAGCCTCGCGGAGACGGACGCCACCACCTTTTCGCGCAGGAGCGCCCCGCCGAGGCCCTTGATCAGGCGCAGCTCGGAGTCCACCTCGTCCGCGCCGTCGATGGTGAGGTCCAGGCGCCCGCGCTCCGCCAGCGTGGCGAGGGGGATGCCGAGCCGCTCCGCCCGCCGCGCCGTGTCCTCGGAGGTGGGGACCCCCACGATGGCGCCCCACTCTCCCGCGGCGCGGCGCTCGGCGATCACGTCCAGCAGGTGGCGTACGGTGGAGCCGGTCCCCAGCCCCAGCGCCATCCCGTCCTCGATCCACTCCGCGGCCCGCTCCGCCGCGGCCCGCTTCAGCGCTTCCGCATCGCTCGTCTGCACGTCCGTCTCGCTCGCTCCTGGATGATGATACCGGCCCCACCGTGACAAGGAGGAGGCCGGTACGGGCGCCGCAAGCTACATCGCCGGGGGTGCCATGAAAAGATCGGGGGGGCGCCGCCCTGGCACCCCCCCGATCCTCACCTCAGGTCCAGCCCGTCAGGCCGATGCGATTACTCGCCGCGGACGCTGCCGGTCTTGACCTCGACCTGGTACGGCTGGAACTCGCAGCCAGGACGGACCGGGACGTACACCACGTCCGGACGGGTCTGGCCCGCCTCGGCGAAGAGCGACACGCCCTGGAACTCGCCCACACGAGTCACCTCGCTGACGCCGAGCACGCGCGGCAGGCCGTACTTGACGAAGCGGCGGTTCTGGAACATCACCGGCTCGTTGTTGATGAACCAGGTGGCGTTCGCCGCGTACTGCGAGCCCATCGGGTGGACCGTGCCGAACGGCTGCCCGTTGACCGTGGTGTCACCCGCGGTCGGGT
The DNA window shown above is from Longimicrobium sp. and carries:
- the rpiA gene encoding ribose-5-phosphate isomerase RpiA; translation: MQTSDAEALKRAAAERAAEWIEDGMALGLGTGSTVRHLLDVIAERRAAGEWGAIVGVPTSEDTARRAERLGIPLATLAERGRLDLTIDGADEVDSELRLIKGLGGALLREKVVASVSARLVIVADDSKVVDRLGTRAPLPVEVDPFAAPILPDFLRSLGAEPALRRVDGGAPLTTDGGHHILDCRFPHGIDAPEALEAALLGRPGVLETGLFLGMATAAVIAAPGGVRVLGEGT